In Persicimonas caeni, a single window of DNA contains:
- a CDS encoding efflux RND transporter periplasmic adaptor subunit, whose protein sequence is MQIRTNQFVAVCAALLIALALAGCEDDHGHEHGDEAGHGHGDEHGHGDDHGHEDEHGHGHGESDRPTHVVTLFGEHTELFVEFPAFVAGHGSEFAAHFTTLDDYQPVREGKLSVVLTSEGSPGERWEATEPARPGIFTPTATPKYVGERKLLLVLQTDEFTERFDLGELQVFDAKEAAREVDIDNPEGDISFLKEQQWKVDFNVAPVARRKMRPSVPVNATIRPSADGEAVVTAPFDGRLGAPKEGIPQVGQPVEAGQIVAYVVPSLGAGEISQLRSELRKAKVELGRAERELARISGLVDSGALPQKRLTDAESAKALAKAEVEQAQQRLRQYRNLESRGGGANGRIAIRSPIDGTIAQRNVVDGGFVSSGDELLRVVDRSQLWLEAHVPEADLPRISAPTGAWFEPADDQAPVEVDIDDGGELVSFGEVIDPQTRTAPLIFALAEADARPNLRIGSFVRAHIFSGKPKEVVAIPSSAVLDEKGLDVVYVMVGGESFERRTVRLGIHDRGRVEVLDGLAPGEHVVSQGAYYVKLASTATGAVGHGHTH, encoded by the coding sequence ATGCAGATACGAACGAATCAATTTGTCGCGGTATGTGCTGCGTTGCTCATCGCGTTAGCGTTGGCTGGCTGTGAGGACGATCACGGCCACGAGCACGGGGACGAAGCCGGTCACGGCCACGGAGACGAACACGGCCACGGAGACGACCACGGTCACGAGGACGAACACGGTCACGGCCACGGCGAGAGCGACCGGCCGACGCACGTGGTCACGCTTTTTGGCGAGCACACCGAGCTGTTCGTCGAGTTTCCCGCCTTCGTCGCCGGCCACGGCTCGGAGTTTGCGGCCCACTTTACGACCCTCGACGACTACCAGCCGGTGCGCGAAGGCAAGCTGTCGGTGGTGTTGACCAGTGAGGGGTCACCCGGCGAGCGCTGGGAGGCCACCGAGCCCGCACGCCCCGGCATCTTCACGCCCACGGCGACGCCCAAGTACGTGGGCGAGCGCAAGCTCTTGCTCGTACTGCAGACCGACGAGTTCACCGAGCGCTTCGACCTGGGTGAGCTGCAGGTCTTTGACGCCAAGGAAGCGGCCCGCGAGGTCGACATCGACAACCCCGAAGGCGATATCTCGTTTCTCAAAGAGCAGCAGTGGAAGGTCGACTTCAACGTCGCGCCCGTCGCTCGCCGCAAGATGCGCCCGTCGGTGCCGGTCAACGCCACGATCCGGCCGTCGGCCGACGGTGAGGCGGTCGTCACCGCCCCCTTCGACGGTCGGCTCGGCGCCCCCAAAGAAGGCATCCCGCAGGTGGGCCAGCCGGTCGAGGCCGGCCAGATCGTCGCCTACGTGGTGCCGAGCCTGGGCGCCGGTGAGATTTCGCAGCTTCGCTCCGAGCTCCGCAAGGCAAAGGTCGAGCTCGGCCGCGCCGAGCGCGAACTTGCGCGCATCTCAGGCCTCGTCGACAGCGGCGCGCTGCCCCAAAAGCGGCTGACCGACGCCGAGAGCGCCAAGGCGCTCGCGAAGGCCGAGGTCGAGCAGGCCCAGCAGCGCCTTCGACAATACCGAAACCTCGAATCTCGTGGCGGCGGCGCCAACGGCCGCATCGCCATCCGAAGCCCCATCGACGGGACCATCGCCCAGCGCAACGTCGTCGACGGCGGGTTCGTCTCGAGCGGAGACGAGCTCCTGCGCGTAGTCGATCGCTCGCAGCTGTGGCTCGAGGCGCACGTCCCCGAGGCCGACCTTCCTCGCATCTCGGCGCCCACCGGCGCCTGGTTCGAGCCGGCCGACGACCAAGCCCCCGTCGAGGTCGACATCGACGACGGCGGCGAACTCGTAAGCTTCGGCGAGGTCATCGACCCGCAGACGCGCACCGCGCCGCTTATCTTCGCGCTCGCCGAGGCCGACGCCCGCCCGAACCTGCGCATCGGCAGCTTCGTGCGCGCCCACATCTTCAGCGGAAAGCCCAAGGAGGTCGTCGCCATCCCGTCCTCGGCGGTGCTCGACGAAAAGGGCCTCGACGTCGTCTACGTGATGGTCGGCGGTGAGTCCTTCGAGCGGCGCACCGTGCGCCTGGGCATACACGACCGCGGCAGGGTCGAGGTCCTCGACGGCCTCGCCCCGGGCGAGCACGTGGTGAGCCAAGGCGCCTACTACGTCAAACTCGCCAGCACCGCGACCGGCGCGGTCGGCCACGGCCACACCCACTGA
- a CDS encoding efflux RND transporter permease subunit, translated as MIDGIIKWSLQNRFFVVLAAAVLFVWGSWQALTMPVDVFPNLTAPSVTVVVEAHGKAPEEVESQITYPIETALNGATGVRRVRSNTGIGNAVIYAEFDWGTDIYRARQIVSEKLQLVRSQLPPDVDPPTMGPISSIMGEIMFVALTSEEHTPIELRTEADWVVRRRLLAVPGVSQVIPLGGGVKQYQVHADPAKLSAYGIGLNEVADALRETNENVSAGFYRENGREYLIYGLGRIERLDDIEKTELAVRKGQPITVGDIGEVRIAPALKRGEGSFNGQDAVIIGIQKQPDANTLELTERLDGVLDGVEGSLPEGMTLHRHIFRQADFIDIAVDNVVHALRDGAILVVLIILIFLANLRATAITITAIPLSLLAAVMVLDYFGGSINTMTLGGMAIAVGALVDDAIIDVENAVRRLRENAARPPDQRRPTLDIIYESSVEIRPAIVFATLIIVLVFLPLFFLTGVEGRLLEPLGIAYVVSLTASLVVALTVTPALCYYLLPGTKAIEQNEESRVMRALKRGYEPLLNIALPRWKMITAASVVALAFAGWGLARSGQAFLPEFNEGTLTVSAVTLPGTSLETSDEMGERIEKIMLEHPEVVSTSRRTGRAELDEHAQGVNAAEIDVNLQMKERSQEDFLAALRQDLSQMPGMNITIGQPISHRIDHMLSGTRANIAVKIFGSNLYELRRLAQEVSLVMEGVDGVVDLNVEQQMDIPFLLVDFDRDAIARHGLRVSEVAETIETAFRGHEVSRVIEGQRGFDLLVRYPESAKGSVEEVRQTLITTPGGAQVPLHALAEVRRDRRPNRISRENVQRKIVVSSNVAGADLVGVVEQIRSRVGEQVELPSGYHIEYGGQFESATQASQTLTVLTGVVIVGIFLLLFISLGSGRDALLVMANLPLALIGGVVGVYVLDGVLSVASLIGFITLFGIATRNGLLMVSHIRHLHLEEGVSDVWQAVKQGAMERLAPILMTALASGLGLIPLALKAGEPGSEIQAPMAIVILFGLVSSTALNMIVVPALYLRFGDIAAKKHSFPQQPETASREESP; from the coding sequence ATGATCGACGGAATCATCAAATGGTCGCTACAGAACCGCTTCTTTGTGGTGCTCGCCGCCGCGGTGCTGTTCGTGTGGGGTTCCTGGCAGGCGCTGACGATGCCCGTCGACGTCTTCCCGAACCTGACCGCGCCCAGCGTCACCGTCGTCGTCGAGGCGCACGGCAAAGCGCCCGAAGAGGTCGAAAGCCAGATCACCTACCCCATCGAGACCGCCCTCAACGGCGCCACAGGCGTGCGCCGGGTGCGCTCGAATACCGGCATCGGCAACGCGGTCATCTACGCGGAGTTCGACTGGGGCACCGACATCTACCGCGCCCGCCAGATCGTCAGCGAGAAGCTGCAACTGGTGCGCTCCCAGCTGCCGCCCGACGTCGACCCGCCCACCATGGGCCCCATCTCGTCGATCATGGGCGAGATCATGTTCGTCGCGCTCACCTCCGAGGAGCACACGCCCATCGAGCTTCGCACCGAGGCGGACTGGGTGGTGCGCCGGCGGCTGTTGGCCGTGCCGGGAGTCTCGCAGGTCATCCCGCTGGGCGGCGGCGTCAAGCAGTACCAAGTCCACGCCGACCCGGCGAAGCTGTCGGCCTACGGCATCGGGCTCAACGAAGTCGCCGACGCGCTTCGAGAGACCAACGAGAACGTCTCGGCGGGCTTCTACCGCGAAAACGGGCGCGAGTATCTCATCTACGGCCTCGGGCGCATCGAGCGCCTCGATGATATCGAGAAGACCGAGCTCGCCGTGCGCAAGGGCCAGCCCATCACCGTGGGCGATATTGGCGAGGTCCGGATCGCCCCGGCGCTCAAACGCGGCGAGGGCTCGTTCAACGGCCAGGACGCCGTCATCATCGGCATCCAAAAGCAGCCCGACGCGAATACCCTCGAGCTCACCGAGCGCCTCGACGGGGTGCTCGACGGGGTCGAAGGCTCGCTTCCCGAGGGCATGACGCTGCACCGCCACATCTTTCGCCAGGCCGACTTCATCGACATCGCCGTCGACAACGTGGTCCACGCCCTGCGCGACGGCGCGATTCTGGTGGTGCTGATCATCCTGATCTTTTTGGCGAATCTCCGGGCGACCGCGATCACCATCACGGCGATTCCGCTGTCACTTTTGGCTGCGGTCATGGTGCTCGACTACTTCGGCGGCTCCATCAACACGATGACGCTGGGCGGCATGGCCATCGCCGTGGGTGCGCTCGTCGACGACGCCATCATCGACGTCGAGAACGCAGTGCGAAGGCTGCGCGAAAACGCAGCTCGCCCGCCCGACCAACGCCGCCCCACCCTCGACATCATCTACGAATCGAGCGTCGAGATTCGACCCGCCATCGTCTTCGCGACGTTGATCATCGTGCTCGTCTTCTTGCCGCTCTTCTTTCTCACGGGCGTCGAGGGACGCCTGCTCGAGCCGCTCGGCATCGCCTACGTCGTGTCACTGACCGCGTCGCTGGTCGTAGCGCTCACGGTGACGCCCGCGCTCTGCTACTACTTGCTGCCGGGCACCAAAGCGATCGAGCAGAACGAGGAGAGCCGCGTGATGCGCGCGCTCAAGCGCGGCTACGAGCCCCTGCTGAACATCGCCCTGCCCCGCTGGAAGATGATCACGGCCGCCTCGGTGGTCGCGCTCGCCTTCGCAGGTTGGGGGCTGGCGCGCTCCGGCCAAGCCTTTTTGCCGGAGTTCAACGAAGGCACGCTCACCGTCAGCGCGGTCACGCTGCCGGGCACCTCGCTGGAGACCTCCGACGAGATGGGCGAGCGCATCGAGAAGATCATGCTCGAGCATCCGGAGGTCGTGTCGACCTCCAGGCGCACCGGGCGCGCCGAGCTCGACGAGCACGCCCAGGGCGTCAACGCGGCCGAGATCGACGTGAACCTGCAGATGAAGGAGCGCAGCCAGGAAGACTTTTTGGCCGCGCTGCGCCAAGACCTGAGCCAGATGCCGGGGATGAATATCACCATCGGCCAGCCCATCAGCCACCGCATCGACCACATGTTATCGGGCACCCGCGCCAATATTGCGGTGAAGATCTTCGGCTCGAACCTCTACGAGCTTCGCCGCCTGGCCCAGGAGGTCAGTCTGGTGATGGAGGGGGTCGACGGCGTGGTCGACCTGAACGTCGAGCAGCAGATGGACATCCCGTTTTTGCTCGTCGACTTCGACCGCGACGCGATCGCCCGCCACGGGCTTCGTGTGAGTGAGGTCGCCGAGACCATCGAGACCGCCTTTCGCGGCCACGAGGTCTCGCGGGTCATCGAAGGCCAGCGCGGCTTCGACCTATTGGTCCGCTACCCCGAGAGCGCCAAAGGGAGCGTCGAGGAGGTCCGCCAAACCCTCATCACCACGCCCGGCGGCGCCCAGGTGCCGCTGCACGCGCTCGCAGAGGTTCGCCGCGACCGACGCCCCAACCGCATCAGCCGCGAGAACGTCCAGCGCAAGATCGTGGTGTCGAGCAACGTCGCCGGCGCTGATCTGGTGGGCGTCGTCGAGCAGATTCGCAGCCGCGTGGGCGAACAGGTCGAGCTGCCCAGCGGCTACCACATCGAGTACGGCGGCCAATTCGAGAGCGCCACGCAGGCCTCGCAGACGCTCACGGTGCTCACCGGCGTGGTCATCGTCGGCATCTTCTTGCTCTTGTTCATCTCGCTGGGCTCGGGCCGCGACGCCCTGCTCGTGATGGCCAACCTGCCGCTGGCGCTCATCGGTGGCGTGGTGGGCGTCTACGTGCTCGACGGCGTCTTGTCGGTCGCCTCCCTCATCGGCTTCATCACCCTCTTTGGAATCGCCACCCGAAACGGCCTGCTGATGGTCTCCCACATCCGCCACCTGCACCTCGAAGAGGGCGTGAGCGACGTGTGGCAGGCGGTCAAACAGGGCGCCATGGAGCGACTGGCGCCCATCTTGATGACCGCGCTCGCCAGCGGGTTGGGCCTCATCCCGCTGGCCCTCAAAGCCGGTGAGCCCGGCAGTGAGATTCAGGCCCCGATGGCCATCGTCATTCTCTTTGGGTTGGTCTCGTCGACCGCCCTCAACATGATCGTCGTCCCCGCGCTGTACCTGCGCTTTGGCGACATCGCAGCCAAGAAGCATTCGTTCCCCCAACAACCCGAGACAGCTTCTCGAGAGGAGTCACCATGA
- a CDS encoding serine/threonine protein kinase — MSMICANCGAHSDAQDACESCGQSPLLRERYVLRQVLGEGASGTTYLARDTQAAVDVAIKELAFHRVDSFKAHELFEREAAVLCRLDHPGVPSFFDHFAAGEGKALRFYLVMEFIEGHSLEEELSQRQFDQEEVLAILEELGEVTGYLHSLSPPVIHRDIKPSNVMRRADGSLVLIDFGSVRDALEPEDAGSTIAGTIGYMAPEQLRGLATPASDVYALATCALHLLTRKPPVELLDAQNQLRWEGLTKQSAALTHLLEHMLSGDPSARPGDGHALVRTVQRARQAPRPQPKASPVEHRERRQGRKVVLFAVLGVVLMVLGMALSGWLLMSGTPDPPSDAFAPPKLDFEPVPTPIEANRPFERRPPDIGHIEVPTLERDDASHEGTGAPRR; from the coding sequence ATGTCGATGATTTGCGCAAATTGCGGTGCACACTCGGACGCCCAGGACGCCTGTGAGTCCTGTGGCCAGTCTCCCCTGCTGCGGGAGCGTTACGTACTGCGGCAGGTGCTCGGCGAGGGAGCCTCCGGCACGACCTACTTGGCTCGAGACACCCAGGCCGCCGTCGACGTCGCGATCAAGGAGCTGGCGTTTCACCGGGTCGACTCGTTCAAGGCGCACGAGCTCTTCGAGCGCGAGGCGGCGGTGCTGTGTCGACTCGACCATCCGGGCGTGCCGTCGTTCTTCGACCACTTCGCCGCCGGCGAAGGCAAGGCGCTCCGCTTCTATCTGGTCATGGAGTTCATCGAGGGACACTCTCTCGAAGAGGAGCTCTCGCAGCGCCAATTCGACCAAGAAGAGGTGCTGGCGATTCTCGAGGAGCTCGGCGAGGTGACCGGCTACTTGCACTCGCTGTCGCCGCCAGTCATCCACCGCGATATCAAACCGTCGAACGTCATGCGCCGCGCGGACGGCTCGCTGGTCCTCATTGACTTCGGCTCGGTGCGCGACGCGCTCGAGCCCGAAGACGCCGGCAGCACCATCGCCGGCACCATCGGCTACATGGCCCCCGAGCAGCTGCGCGGGTTGGCGACGCCGGCGAGCGACGTGTACGCGCTGGCGACGTGCGCACTGCACCTGTTGACGCGAAAACCGCCCGTCGAACTGCTAGACGCGCAGAACCAACTCCGTTGGGAAGGGCTTACAAAACAGTCTGCGGCGCTGACCCACCTGCTCGAGCACATGCTCTCGGGCGACCCGAGCGCGCGCCCCGGCGATGGCCATGCGCTCGTTCGCACGGTCCAGCGCGCCCGCCAGGCGCCGCGACCACAGCCCAAGGCCTCACCGGTCGAGCATCGGGAGCGTCGCCAGGGGCGTAAGGTCGTCCTATTCGCCGTCTTGGGCGTCGTTTTGATGGTCCTCGGGATGGCTCTGTCAGGTTGGCTGCTCATGTCGGGGACGCCCGATCCGCCCTCGGATGCCTTTGCGCCGCCCAAGCTCGACTTCGAACCGGTCCCCACTCCCATCGAGGCCAACAGGCCCTTCGAGAGGAGGCCCCCCGACATCGGGCACATCGAAGTGCCGACGCTCGAGCGCGACGATGCCTCTCACGAGGGCACAGGCGCGCCGCGCCGTTGA
- a CDS encoding pyridoxamine 5'-phosphate oxidase family protein translates to MRYDDLDGLLEHIWNYIESGVIDRANAMTTPAFATAGPEGPNVRTVALRRANRGSRALIFHTDARSNKISELEETPSAVWMGWDADSSEQFQLRGRTTIHRSDEVAATMWASLPDDELAFYFKPKAPGTPAEAPGSGIQPGAIDEAEARRNYAVVRTVVDEIKWLYVGRDPEEERQAFYQWDGQVFCGEWVVP, encoded by the coding sequence ATGCGTTACGACGACCTCGACGGACTGCTCGAGCATATCTGGAACTATATCGAATCGGGGGTCATCGATCGCGCCAACGCGATGACCACGCCGGCGTTTGCGACTGCGGGTCCCGAGGGCCCGAACGTGCGCACCGTCGCGCTGCGCCGGGCCAATCGCGGCAGCCGAGCGCTCATCTTCCACACCGACGCGCGCTCGAATAAGATCAGTGAGCTCGAGGAGACGCCGAGCGCGGTCTGGATGGGCTGGGACGCCGACAGCAGCGAGCAATTCCAGCTCAGAGGCCGCACCACCATCCACCGAAGCGACGAAGTCGCCGCGACCATGTGGGCGTCACTTCCGGACGACGAGCTTGCGTTTTACTTCAAGCCGAAAGCCCCCGGCACGCCCGCCGAGGCCCCCGGCTCGGGGATCCAACCCGGCGCCATCGACGAAGCCGAGGCGCGCCGAAACTATGCGGTCGTGCGCACCGTCGTCGACGAGATCAAGTGGCTCTACGTGGGCCGTGACCCCGAGGAGGAGCGGCAGGCATTCTACCAGTGGGATGGCCAGGTGTTCTGCGGCGAGTGGGTGGTGCCCTAA
- a CDS encoding rhodanese-like domain-containing protein, whose translation MKIRFVSGWLATLACIALLAASGCSSKKEASAAEPTKNTGQQAVEESGTPESGTPEPGKVDGETARQLVEDGAVLLDVRTPGEYQSGHIDGAVNIPIQEFGQRKDELKELGEPLVVYCRSGNRSAHAANALEDMGVDKVYDLGGIGSW comes from the coding sequence ATGAAGATTCGTTTCGTATCCGGTTGGCTCGCCACACTCGCCTGCATCGCCCTCTTGGCGGCGTCTGGCTGCTCCAGCAAAAAGGAAGCCTCGGCCGCCGAGCCGACGAAAAACACCGGGCAACAGGCAGTCGAAGAATCCGGCACGCCCGAGTCCGGCACGCCCGAACCTGGCAAGGTCGACGGCGAAACGGCGCGCCAGTTGGTCGAAGACGGCGCCGTTCTCCTCGACGTGCGCACGCCCGGCGAGTACCAGTCGGGCCATATCGACGGCGCGGTCAATATCCCCATCCAAGAATTCGGACAGCGAAAAGACGAGCTCAAAGAACTCGGCGAACCGCTCGTGGTCTACTGCCGCAGCGGTAACCGCAGCGCTCACGCCGCCAACGCCCTCGAAGATATGGGCGTCGACAAAGTCTACGACCTGGGCGGCATCGGCAGCTGGTGA
- a CDS encoding Ig-like domain-containing protein has translation MRIYTLVLLVCFVAACSGAPSDGAPGAGGAEDSNGAPDLGPFYDVEHVWMSPAKLRLAVGEQATIEADARDAAIEEVDNPDILWRSTDPAVARVDQQGVVEAVGAGQAVIEAVADGDTGRCEVEVYEPLESVAIAGVDDTFRPGVVVEPVLQLTGVLGNELDPDDWAPNWSSDDDQVLEHLGDGRFAALRPGVTEIAVVVGGKSAAARVEVGGYADLQIRLDAERWRVHRGETLEITASVLGPGGEIELDHVAVNWESEAPSLLEVDAAGLATGLATGKALGTVSVRASAHGASAERDVLVVGVYSSIDSGRRHTCGIYDIYTVCWGLNLRGQLGTGDLTSRAVPTLVVGGHRFTSVSAGGDFSCGLDADGRAWCWGANEHGQLGDGTRSRHTEPTAVQTHVKFVAITAGFQHACALDLAGNAWCWGSGADGRLGIGHTDDSVTPSPVVGGLRFRAIDAAEHTCAITTDGQATYCWGNNDYGEIGATPKFTFASTDLASSAEPWVVTQSRSFEQVRAGDDFSCALADDGEIFCWGSNVDYQLGRTIYSSGGDVITSFRSVSWPVSLHEDPVSYTAVSAGYHPCAIRDGKPYCWREDFHGDPTSPGFVPVTEPTRLRGLAEASAITGGYKFTCALDEEGYAYCSGWGVDGELGSGSMQEYVWGSFVPVVLPTVESSQ, from the coding sequence ATGAGAATCTACACGCTGGTTTTGTTGGTTTGCTTTGTCGCTGCGTGTTCGGGGGCGCCCTCTGATGGCGCCCCCGGCGCCGGAGGGGCGGAGGACTCCAACGGCGCGCCCGACCTGGGGCCGTTCTACGATGTCGAACATGTCTGGATGAGCCCTGCCAAGCTGCGTCTGGCGGTCGGCGAGCAGGCCACCATCGAGGCTGACGCACGCGATGCGGCCATCGAAGAGGTCGACAATCCGGACATTTTATGGCGGAGCACCGACCCGGCGGTGGCTCGTGTCGACCAGCAAGGCGTGGTCGAGGCGGTCGGCGCAGGTCAGGCTGTCATCGAGGCGGTCGCCGACGGCGACACCGGTCGCTGTGAAGTCGAAGTGTACGAGCCCCTCGAGTCGGTCGCGATAGCCGGCGTCGACGATACCTTTCGACCCGGCGTGGTTGTCGAGCCGGTTCTCCAATTGACCGGCGTGCTCGGAAACGAGCTCGATCCGGACGATTGGGCGCCCAACTGGTCGAGCGACGACGACCAAGTCCTCGAGCACCTCGGCGACGGTCGCTTCGCTGCGTTGCGGCCGGGGGTGACCGAAATCGCGGTTGTCGTCGGGGGCAAGTCCGCCGCCGCACGGGTCGAGGTGGGCGGCTACGCCGACCTCCAGATCCGCCTCGACGCCGAGCGTTGGCGCGTACACCGCGGTGAGACGCTCGAGATCACGGCGAGCGTGCTCGGGCCCGGCGGAGAGATCGAACTCGACCACGTCGCCGTAAACTGGGAGAGCGAGGCCCCGTCGCTTCTCGAGGTCGATGCCGCTGGCCTGGCTACGGGTCTGGCGACCGGGAAAGCCCTCGGCACCGTCTCAGTGAGGGCGTCGGCGCACGGCGCAAGCGCCGAGCGTGATGTGTTGGTCGTCGGCGTCTACTCGAGTATCGACTCGGGGCGGCGTCACACGTGCGGGATATACGATATCTACACCGTGTGCTGGGGGCTGAACCTGAGAGGTCAGCTCGGCACCGGCGATCTCACGTCGCGCGCCGTGCCAACGTTGGTTGTCGGCGGTCACCGATTCACCAGCGTGTCGGCGGGCGGAGATTTCTCGTGCGGACTCGACGCCGATGGACGCGCATGGTGCTGGGGCGCCAACGAACACGGCCAGCTTGGTGACGGCACTCGCAGTCGCCACACCGAACCCACCGCGGTGCAAACTCATGTGAAGTTCGTCGCCATCACCGCGGGCTTCCAGCACGCCTGCGCCCTCGACCTCGCCGGTAACGCATGGTGTTGGGGCAGTGGGGCGGACGGACGGCTCGGGATTGGACACACCGATGATAGCGTGACCCCGTCGCCGGTCGTCGGCGGGCTGCGCTTCCGAGCGATCGATGCGGCCGAGCACACCTGTGCGATCACCACAGACGGCCAAGCGACATACTGTTGGGGCAACAATGACTATGGCGAGATTGGCGCGACCCCCAAATTCACCTTCGCCAGCACCGACTTGGCGTCGAGCGCCGAGCCGTGGGTGGTCACCCAAAGCCGCTCATTCGAGCAAGTGCGCGCCGGAGACGACTTTAGTTGTGCGCTCGCTGACGACGGAGAGATCTTTTGTTGGGGGAGTAACGTGGACTACCAACTCGGCCGGACCATCTATTCGAGCGGAGGGGACGTGATCACGAGCTTTCGCAGCGTTTCGTGGCCGGTGTCCCTGCACGAAGACCCGGTCAGCTACACGGCGGTGTCCGCCGGATATCATCCCTGTGCCATTCGAGACGGCAAACCGTATTGCTGGCGAGAGGACTTTCACGGCGACCCGACCAGCCCCGGGTTTGTACCCGTCACCGAACCGACGCGCCTGCGCGGCCTCGCCGAAGCGAGCGCAATCACCGGCGGCTACAAGTTCACGTGCGCGCTCGACGAAGAGGGCTACGCCTACTGCAGCGGATGGGGCGTCGACGGGGAACTCGGCAGCGGATCGATGCAAGAGTACGTGTGGGGCTCGTTCGTGCCGGTCGTGCTCCCGACGGTGGAATCAAGCCAGTAG
- a CDS encoding DODA-type extradiol aromatic ring-opening family dioxygenase, which produces MSDRKDDNDFSRRQVLAGLMGLAGAAGVAGVVGCDRPTAKIRGGQMSRKSSEKTDEAGARASGKMPVGYVGHGAPTLVFDKQKGADLRRWADEMPRPRAMLVISAHWQDTPVSIGTTERRELMYDFYGFPKELYEVEYDAPAAPELADRVAALLGEKQPVQREDRAMDHGVWVPMVHMAPAADIPILQISLPSQAGPKALFELGRKLAPLRDEGIFLLGSGSLVHNLRRIDFSERSSPESWAVEFDQWAAETLAQRNFDELIDYRNHAPGLRIAHPTVEHFEPILVAAGAASVDEVSTSFPVEGFEFGNLSRRCVQFG; this is translated from the coding sequence ATGAGTGACCGAAAAGACGATAATGATTTCTCGCGGCGCCAAGTGCTGGCAGGCCTGATGGGCTTGGCGGGCGCTGCAGGCGTGGCGGGTGTGGTCGGTTGCGACCGCCCGACCGCGAAGATCCGGGGAGGACAGATGAGCCGTAAGAGCAGTGAGAAGACCGACGAAGCCGGCGCGAGGGCGTCCGGCAAGATGCCTGTAGGGTACGTGGGGCACGGCGCGCCCACGCTCGTGTTCGACAAGCAGAAGGGCGCCGACCTTCGCCGCTGGGCCGACGAGATGCCCCGGCCGCGCGCCATGCTGGTGATTTCGGCACACTGGCAAGATACGCCGGTGTCGATCGGGACGACCGAGCGGCGCGAGTTGATGTATGACTTCTACGGTTTTCCCAAAGAGCTCTACGAGGTCGAGTACGACGCGCCCGCGGCCCCTGAACTCGCAGACCGCGTGGCGGCGTTGCTCGGTGAGAAACAACCGGTCCAACGCGAGGACCGGGCCATGGACCACGGCGTGTGGGTGCCGATGGTCCACATGGCGCCGGCGGCCGATATCCCGATTCTGCAGATCTCACTGCCCAGCCAGGCCGGGCCGAAGGCGCTCTTCGAGTTGGGTCGGAAATTGGCGCCGCTTCGCGACGAGGGCATCTTCTTGCTCGGAAGCGGCTCGCTGGTGCACAACCTGCGCCGAATCGACTTCAGCGAGCGGTCTTCGCCGGAGAGTTGGGCCGTCGAGTTCGACCAGTGGGCGGCCGAGACCTTGGCGCAGCGCAACTTCGACGAACTCATCGACTATCGCAACCACGCGCCGGGCTTGCGCATCGCGCACCCCACCGTGGAGCACTTCGAGCCGATCCTCGTCGCCGCCGGCGCGGCCAGCGTCGACGAGGTGAGCACCAGCTTTCCGGTCGAGGGTTTCGAGTTCGGCAACCTGAGCCGACGGTGCGTGCAGTTCGGTTGA